A stretch of Geotrypetes seraphini chromosome 2, aGeoSer1.1, whole genome shotgun sequence DNA encodes these proteins:
- the LOC117354566 gene encoding oocyte zinc finger protein XlCOF6-like isoform X2, whose product MRVTFEDIAVSFSLEEWEYLDQGQKELYREVMKENYEILISLGTGCPNLTPEIISRIERGEEPYIRGEPGSEERETGKSSCSDQTISQEWKNRGEDPLEMEEIQTPSENVCEHISQGTERISCKQESKEQRDPAGDSRDGVTKCERNDGELSIIAEDQRHLAERPSQMNNSDKMTSKFQHDKSKGKTPQKEFTYITNNKSITFISPKCDKSFPLFSELQMRKTNPTNEKLFPSAECNKSLKHHSTLKIHQQTATAVKPFSCTECNKSFTKHTFLKRHQMIHTGQQIHIAVKPFKCVECNKSFTRLSGLKFHQRIHTGDRPFTCTEYNKSFTQHLDLKRHQRILTDHKPFTCSECNKNFTQYSVLKKHQMIHTGQQTHTAVKPFTCTECNKSFTRLSNLKRHQMIHTGYKPFMCTECNKRFTQRSNLKSHEQIHRAVKPFTCTECNKSFTRLLGLKFHQKIHKGDRPFTCTECYKSFTQHSVLKRHQMIHTGQQTHTAVKPFTCTECYKSFTRLSNLKRHQMIHTGHKPFMCTECNKSFTQRSNLKSHEQIHRAVKPFTCTECNKSFTRLLGLKFHQKIHKGDRPFTCTECNKSFTQLSDLKRHQMIHTGQHTHKGVKQFTCIECNKSFTWLSGLKFHQKIHTGVRPFTCTECNKCFIQHSDLKRHQMIHTGHKPFTCTECNKSFTQRSNLKIHKQTHKNIRIAAAGSD is encoded by the exons GAACAGGCTGTCCAAACCTCACCCCGGAGATTATATCGCGCATTGAACGAGGGGAAGAGCCGTACATCAGGGGAGAGCCTggatcagaggaaagagagaCTGGGAAAAGCAGCTGCTCAG ATCAGACGATCTCACAAGAATGGAAGAATCGAGGAGAAGATCCTCTAGAAATGGAAGAAATTCAAACACCATCGGAAAATGTCTGTGAGCATATTTCCCAGGGAACAGAAAGGATTAGCTGTAAGCAAGAATCAAAGGAACAGAGAGACCCTGCAGGAGACTCAAGGGATGGAGTCACTAAGTGTGAGAGAAATGACGGGGAGCTCAGTATAATCGCTGAGGACCAGAGACACCTGGCAGAGAGACCCTCCCAAATGAATAATAGTGACAAAATGACTTCTAAATTCCAACATGACAAGAGTAAAGGAAAAACACCTCAGAAAGAATTCACATATATTACAAATAATAAGAGCATCACCTTTATTTCTCCTAAGTGTGATAAGAGCTTCCCATTGTTTTCAGAACTCCAAATGCGCAAAACAAATCCTACAAATGAGAAACTATTTCCATctgctgagtgtaataaaagcctTAAACACCattcaactttaaaaattcaCCAACAAACTGCCACAGCAGTTAAACCATTTAGCTGTACTGAGTGCAATAAAAGCTTCACTAAGCATACAtttctaaaaagacaccaaatgattCATACAGGTCAACAGATCCACATAgcagttaaaccatttaaatgtgttgaatgtaataaaagcttcactcggctttcaggtCTAAAATTTCACCAGAGGATTCACACAGGAGACAGACCATTTACGTGTACTGAgtataataaaagcttcactcaacatttagatctaaaaagacaccaaaggATTCTCACAGATCACAAACCgtttacatgtagtgagtgtaataaaaacttcactcAGTATTCAGTTCTAAAAAAAcatcaaatgattcacacaggtCAACAGACCCACACAGCAgttaaaccatttacatgtactgaatgtaataaaagcttcactcggctttcaaatctaaaaagacaccaaatgattCACACAGGTTACAAACCATTTatgtgtactgagtgtaataaaagattCACTCAGCgttcaaatctaaaaagtcatGAACAGATTCACAGAGCagtgaaaccatttacatgtactgagtgtaataagagCTTCACTCGGCTTTTAGGTCTAAAATTTCACCAGAAGATTCACAAAGGAGAcagaccatttacatgtactgagtgttataaaagcttcactcagcattCAGTTCTAAAAAGACACCAGATGATTCATACAGGTCAACAGACCCACACAGCAgttaaaccatttacatgtactgagtgttataaaagcttcactcgtctttcaaatctaaaaagacaccaaatgattCACACAGGTCACAAACCATTTatgtgtactgagtgtaataaaagcttcactcaacgttcaaatctaaaaagtcatGAACAGATTCACAGAGCagtgaaaccatttacatgtactgagtgtaataagagCTTCACTCGGCTTTTAGGTCTAAAATTTCACCAGAAGATTCACAAAGGAGAcagaccatttacatgtactgagtgtaataaaagcttcactcaactttcagatctaaaaagacaccaaatgattCACACAGGTCAACATACTCACAAAGGAGTTAAACAATTTACATGtattgaatgtaataaaagcttcacttggctttcagGTCTAAAATTTCACCAGAAGATTCACACAGGAGTcagaccatttacatgtactgagtgtaataaatgcTTCATTCAGCATTcagatctaaaaagacaccaaatgattCACACAGGTCACAAACCGtttacatgtactgaatgtaataaaagcttcactcagcgttcaaatctaaaaattcataaacagactcataagaacataagaattgccgctgctgggtcagactag
- the LOC117354566 gene encoding oocyte zinc finger protein XlCOF6-like isoform X3, with protein sequence MRVTFEDIAVSFSLEEWEYLDQGQKELYREVMKENYEILISLGCPNLTPEIISRIERGEEPYIRGEPGSEERETGKSSCSADQTISQEWKNRGEDPLEMEEIQTPSENVCEHISQGTERISCKQESKEQRDPAGDSRDGVTKCERNDGELSIIAEDQRHLAERPSQMNNSDKMTSKFQHDKSKGKTPQKEFTYITNNKSITFISPKCDKSFPLFSELQMRKTNPTNEKLFPSAECNKSLKHHSTLKIHQQTATAVKPFSCTECNKSFTKHTFLKRHQMIHTGQQIHIAVKPFKCVECNKSFTRLSGLKFHQRIHTGDRPFTCTEYNKSFTQHLDLKRHQRILTDHKPFTCSECNKNFTQYSVLKKHQMIHTGQQTHTAVKPFTCTECNKSFTRLSNLKRHQMIHTGYKPFMCTECNKRFTQRSNLKSHEQIHRAVKPFTCTECNKSFTRLLGLKFHQKIHKGDRPFTCTECYKSFTQHSVLKRHQMIHTGQQTHTAVKPFTCTECYKSFTRLSNLKRHQMIHTGHKPFMCTECNKSFTQRSNLKSHEQIHRAVKPFTCTECNKSFTRLLGLKFHQKIHKGDRPFTCTECNKSFTQLSDLKRHQMIHTGQHTHKGVKQFTCIECNKSFTWLSGLKFHQKIHTGVRPFTCTECNKCFIQHSDLKRHQMIHTGHKPFTCTECNKSFTQRSNLKIHKQTHKNIRIAAAGSD encoded by the exons GCTGTCCAAACCTCACCCCGGAGATTATATCGCGCATTGAACGAGGGGAAGAGCCGTACATCAGGGGAGAGCCTggatcagaggaaagagagaCTGGGAAAAGCAGCTGCTCAG CAGATCAGACGATCTCACAAGAATGGAAGAATCGAGGAGAAGATCCTCTAGAAATGGAAGAAATTCAAACACCATCGGAAAATGTCTGTGAGCATATTTCCCAGGGAACAGAAAGGATTAGCTGTAAGCAAGAATCAAAGGAACAGAGAGACCCTGCAGGAGACTCAAGGGATGGAGTCACTAAGTGTGAGAGAAATGACGGGGAGCTCAGTATAATCGCTGAGGACCAGAGACACCTGGCAGAGAGACCCTCCCAAATGAATAATAGTGACAAAATGACTTCTAAATTCCAACATGACAAGAGTAAAGGAAAAACACCTCAGAAAGAATTCACATATATTACAAATAATAAGAGCATCACCTTTATTTCTCCTAAGTGTGATAAGAGCTTCCCATTGTTTTCAGAACTCCAAATGCGCAAAACAAATCCTACAAATGAGAAACTATTTCCATctgctgagtgtaataaaagcctTAAACACCattcaactttaaaaattcaCCAACAAACTGCCACAGCAGTTAAACCATTTAGCTGTACTGAGTGCAATAAAAGCTTCACTAAGCATACAtttctaaaaagacaccaaatgattCATACAGGTCAACAGATCCACATAgcagttaaaccatttaaatgtgttgaatgtaataaaagcttcactcggctttcaggtCTAAAATTTCACCAGAGGATTCACACAGGAGACAGACCATTTACGTGTACTGAgtataataaaagcttcactcaacatttagatctaaaaagacaccaaaggATTCTCACAGATCACAAACCgtttacatgtagtgagtgtaataaaaacttcactcAGTATTCAGTTCTAAAAAAAcatcaaatgattcacacaggtCAACAGACCCACACAGCAgttaaaccatttacatgtactgaatgtaataaaagcttcactcggctttcaaatctaaaaagacaccaaatgattCACACAGGTTACAAACCATTTatgtgtactgagtgtaataaaagattCACTCAGCgttcaaatctaaaaagtcatGAACAGATTCACAGAGCagtgaaaccatttacatgtactgagtgtaataagagCTTCACTCGGCTTTTAGGTCTAAAATTTCACCAGAAGATTCACAAAGGAGAcagaccatttacatgtactgagtgttataaaagcttcactcagcattCAGTTCTAAAAAGACACCAGATGATTCATACAGGTCAACAGACCCACACAGCAgttaaaccatttacatgtactgagtgttataaaagcttcactcgtctttcaaatctaaaaagacaccaaatgattCACACAGGTCACAAACCATTTatgtgtactgagtgtaataaaagcttcactcaacgttcaaatctaaaaagtcatGAACAGATTCACAGAGCagtgaaaccatttacatgtactgagtgtaataagagCTTCACTCGGCTTTTAGGTCTAAAATTTCACCAGAAGATTCACAAAGGAGAcagaccatttacatgtactgagtgtaataaaagcttcactcaactttcagatctaaaaagacaccaaatgattCACACAGGTCAACATACTCACAAAGGAGTTAAACAATTTACATGtattgaatgtaataaaagcttcacttggctttcagGTCTAAAATTTCACCAGAAGATTCACACAGGAGTcagaccatttacatgtactgagtgtaataaatgcTTCATTCAGCATTcagatctaaaaagacaccaaatgattCACACAGGTCACAAACCGtttacatgtactgaatgtaataaaagcttcactcagcgttcaaatctaaaaattcataaacagactcataagaacataagaattgccgctgctgggtcagactag
- the LOC117354566 gene encoding oocyte zinc finger protein XlCOF6-like isoform X1, which produces MRVTFEDIAVSFSLEEWEYLDQGQKELYREVMKENYEILISLGTGCPNLTPEIISRIERGEEPYIRGEPGSEERETGKSSCSADQTISQEWKNRGEDPLEMEEIQTPSENVCEHISQGTERISCKQESKEQRDPAGDSRDGVTKCERNDGELSIIAEDQRHLAERPSQMNNSDKMTSKFQHDKSKGKTPQKEFTYITNNKSITFISPKCDKSFPLFSELQMRKTNPTNEKLFPSAECNKSLKHHSTLKIHQQTATAVKPFSCTECNKSFTKHTFLKRHQMIHTGQQIHIAVKPFKCVECNKSFTRLSGLKFHQRIHTGDRPFTCTEYNKSFTQHLDLKRHQRILTDHKPFTCSECNKNFTQYSVLKKHQMIHTGQQTHTAVKPFTCTECNKSFTRLSNLKRHQMIHTGYKPFMCTECNKRFTQRSNLKSHEQIHRAVKPFTCTECNKSFTRLLGLKFHQKIHKGDRPFTCTECYKSFTQHSVLKRHQMIHTGQQTHTAVKPFTCTECYKSFTRLSNLKRHQMIHTGHKPFMCTECNKSFTQRSNLKSHEQIHRAVKPFTCTECNKSFTRLLGLKFHQKIHKGDRPFTCTECNKSFTQLSDLKRHQMIHTGQHTHKGVKQFTCIECNKSFTWLSGLKFHQKIHTGVRPFTCTECNKCFIQHSDLKRHQMIHTGHKPFTCTECNKSFTQRSNLKIHKQTHKNIRIAAAGSD; this is translated from the exons GAACAGGCTGTCCAAACCTCACCCCGGAGATTATATCGCGCATTGAACGAGGGGAAGAGCCGTACATCAGGGGAGAGCCTggatcagaggaaagagagaCTGGGAAAAGCAGCTGCTCAG CAGATCAGACGATCTCACAAGAATGGAAGAATCGAGGAGAAGATCCTCTAGAAATGGAAGAAATTCAAACACCATCGGAAAATGTCTGTGAGCATATTTCCCAGGGAACAGAAAGGATTAGCTGTAAGCAAGAATCAAAGGAACAGAGAGACCCTGCAGGAGACTCAAGGGATGGAGTCACTAAGTGTGAGAGAAATGACGGGGAGCTCAGTATAATCGCTGAGGACCAGAGACACCTGGCAGAGAGACCCTCCCAAATGAATAATAGTGACAAAATGACTTCTAAATTCCAACATGACAAGAGTAAAGGAAAAACACCTCAGAAAGAATTCACATATATTACAAATAATAAGAGCATCACCTTTATTTCTCCTAAGTGTGATAAGAGCTTCCCATTGTTTTCAGAACTCCAAATGCGCAAAACAAATCCTACAAATGAGAAACTATTTCCATctgctgagtgtaataaaagcctTAAACACCattcaactttaaaaattcaCCAACAAACTGCCACAGCAGTTAAACCATTTAGCTGTACTGAGTGCAATAAAAGCTTCACTAAGCATACAtttctaaaaagacaccaaatgattCATACAGGTCAACAGATCCACATAgcagttaaaccatttaaatgtgttgaatgtaataaaagcttcactcggctttcaggtCTAAAATTTCACCAGAGGATTCACACAGGAGACAGACCATTTACGTGTACTGAgtataataaaagcttcactcaacatttagatctaaaaagacaccaaaggATTCTCACAGATCACAAACCgtttacatgtagtgagtgtaataaaaacttcactcAGTATTCAGTTCTAAAAAAAcatcaaatgattcacacaggtCAACAGACCCACACAGCAgttaaaccatttacatgtactgaatgtaataaaagcttcactcggctttcaaatctaaaaagacaccaaatgattCACACAGGTTACAAACCATTTatgtgtactgagtgtaataaaagattCACTCAGCgttcaaatctaaaaagtcatGAACAGATTCACAGAGCagtgaaaccatttacatgtactgagtgtaataagagCTTCACTCGGCTTTTAGGTCTAAAATTTCACCAGAAGATTCACAAAGGAGAcagaccatttacatgtactgagtgttataaaagcttcactcagcattCAGTTCTAAAAAGACACCAGATGATTCATACAGGTCAACAGACCCACACAGCAgttaaaccatttacatgtactgagtgttataaaagcttcactcgtctttcaaatctaaaaagacaccaaatgattCACACAGGTCACAAACCATTTatgtgtactgagtgtaataaaagcttcactcaacgttcaaatctaaaaagtcatGAACAGATTCACAGAGCagtgaaaccatttacatgtactgagtgtaataagagCTTCACTCGGCTTTTAGGTCTAAAATTTCACCAGAAGATTCACAAAGGAGAcagaccatttacatgtactgagtgtaataaaagcttcactcaactttcagatctaaaaagacaccaaatgattCACACAGGTCAACATACTCACAAAGGAGTTAAACAATTTACATGtattgaatgtaataaaagcttcacttggctttcagGTCTAAAATTTCACCAGAAGATTCACACAGGAGTcagaccatttacatgtactgagtgtaataaatgcTTCATTCAGCATTcagatctaaaaagacaccaaatgattCACACAGGTCACAAACCGtttacatgtactgaatgtaataaaagcttcactcagcgttcaaatctaaaaattcataaacagactcataagaacataagaattgccgctgctgggtcagactag